Within the Candidatus Rokuibacteriota bacterium genome, the region CGCCACGCGCGACCGCGCCGTGGATTGGAGCGCGCCGGGCAATCCCGCTCCCGAAGACAAGGCGACGCTCCAGAAGTACCTCTCGGGCACGAAATTCATCACGACCGACGGCATCGTGCGGAAGACGGCGCGTGAGATCTCCAAGAACTCCGGCACCGATGTCGAGAAGGCCAAGGCGCTCTATGAGTGGATCGTCGACAATACCTTCCGCGACCCCAAGGTGCGCGGCTGCGGTCTCGGCGACATCAAGGTGCTCCTCGAGACGGGCAACCTCGGCGGGAAGTGCGCCGACCTCAACGCGCTCTTCGTCGGCATGGCCCGCTCGGTCGGCGTCCCCGCGCGCGACATCTACGGAGTCCGCGTGGCGGACTCGGTCGAGTACAAGAGTCTCGGCAAGAGCGGCGACATCACCAAGGCGCAGCACTGCCGGGCGGAGTTCTACGCCGCGAGCTACGGCTGGGTGCCGGTAGACCCCGCCGACGTGCGCAAGCTCGTGCTCGAAGAGAACGGCGGGACCCCGCTGACGGACCCGAAGGTGCAGAAGGCGCGCGTCAAGCTGTTCGGCGGCTTCGAGATGAACTGGCTTGCGTACAACTACGCGGCCGACCTCAAGCTGCCGAACTCGACCGGCGACGCTCTCCCCTTCTTCATGTACCCGCAGGCCGAGACGGCCAATGAGCGCCGGGACAGCCTCGACGCCGATTCCGTCCGCTACCGGCTGACGTCCCGCGAGATGACCGGCTAGCCGGCGGTCCCTTCACGACGCTGCCCCCGGCCTCCCGGGGGCAGTCTTGTTCAAGTTGTCGGGGGGAGAGCGGCCGGGAGGGTGAAGCGGACCGTCGTGCCCTTCCAGAGCTCGCTCTCGATGGTGAGCTCGCCCCCGTGGGCCAGCACAAGGTGCTTGACGATGGCCAGACCCAGCCCCGTCCCGCCGAGCTCGCGGGAGCGGGCCTTGTCAACGCGGTAAAAGCGCTCCGTCAGCCTCGGCAGGTCCGCCTTCGGAATGCCGGCGCCGCTGTCGCACACCGCCACCTCGACGACACCCGGCTCCCGCACGCACCCTTCCAGCCACACGCGCCCGCCCTTGGGCGTGTACTTGACGGCGTTGTCCACGAGGTTGATGAGAATCTGCGCCAGCCGATCGCGGTCCGCCACCACGTCCGGCAGGTCAGCCGGCAGCTTTGCCTCCACAGTTACCTGTCCCGCCGCCGCGCGCAGCGCGATGATCGCCAGGACCGAGTCGGCGACCTCGGCCACCGCTGTGGGCGCGAGGCGAAGGGAGATCCGGCCGAGCTCGATGTTCGACAGGTCCGTCAAGTCGTCCGTCAGTCGTCCGAGCCGCTCGGTGTGCCGGAAGACGATCTCGAGGAATTTCCGCGCGTTCTCCGGCTCCTCGAGGGCGCCGTCGAGCAGGGTCTCCAGGTAGCCGTGGATGGCGGTGAGTGGAGTGCGGATCTCGTGGGAGACGTTGGCGACGAATTCGGTGCGGACCTGCTCGAGGCGACGCAGCTCGGTGATGTCGTGCAGGACCATCACGACGCCCCGCGCCTCACCCGTGAAGCGGAGCGGCACCGCGTGGACCTGGAGCACGCGCTCCGAGGGTTCCGAGAGCTTGATCTCCCGGCTCACGACCGTGCCGTCCGCGGCCAAGCGGCCCTCGCCCAGCACGTCGTGGAGGTCCACGTTCCGGATCACTTCGAGGAGCGGCAGCCGCTCGGCGCGGGCCCGGCCCAAGTCGAAAAGAACGCGTGCCCGCTCGTTGATGAGGATGATGTGGTCGTGGCCGTCGGTGGCGATGACGCCTTCGACCATGGCGTCGAGAACCGCGGTCGCCTTTGCCTGCTCGCGCTCGAGATCGCCGATCTTCTCCCTGAGGCGCCCGGCCATGACGTTGAGCGAGCGGCCGAGCGTCCCGATCTCGTCAGGCGAGCGGATGGACGCGCGCACCTCGAAGTTGCCCTCGCTCATCTGGCGCGCCACGTCCTGCATCTCGACGACGGGCCGCGTCACGCGGCCTGCCACGAACAGCCCGATGCCGAGCGCCATCACGAGCGCGATCCCACCGCCCGTCAGCATCACGGCGCGCAGGGATTCGTAGGCGGGTGTCGCGGCTTCGACCGGCGCGGCGAGCCGGAGCACGGCGACGATCCGCCCGGCGCTGGTCACCGGGGCGGCGACATAGATCAGCGGCGCCCCGAGCGTGGTCGAGCGCCGGACATCGCGGCCAAGATCGCCCGCGAGCGCCGCGCGGACCTCGGGCCGGCCCGCGTGATTCTCCATGGAGGCCACGCCTTCCGGGGTCCGCTCGGAGTCGGCGAGGACGCGCCCGTCGGGGGCGATCAGCGTGACGCGCGCGAGCGCCGGCCGTGCCACCCGCTCGGCGAAGGCCTGGGCGTTCACTCCAAGCGCCGCACGCGCCTCGTCGTGGAGCACCCGCACCGCCGTGCCGAGCCGCGCCTCCACAGACTCGACGGCCACGTGCTCGAGGCCGCGGGAGAGGTACAGCCCCGCTACCAGCGTGCTGACCGCCACGAAGGCGACGAGCGTCAGCGTGAGCTTGAGCGCGATGCGGCTGCGGAGCAGGTGGACGGCGCGGCGAAGCATCAGGCGGCGGGGTCCAGGCGGTAGCCGACGCTCTTGACCGTGAGGATCCGCCGCCCCTCGGGACCGAGCTTGACGCGCAGGCGGCGGACGTGGACGTCCACCGTCCGCGACTCGATCTCGCTCGCGCGCGAGTAGCCCCAGACGCGGTCGAGCAGAAACTCGCGGGAGAGGACTCGCCCGCGCGCCTCGAGCAGCGCGCGGAGGAGATCGAACTCCTTGGGCGTGAGCGCCAGCGCCTCGCCCCCCACGGACGCCGTGTGGGTTCCGAGATCTACTACCAGCGCTCCAAGCCTCAAGGGTGCCGCACCGGAAGCGGGCCGGCTCCGGCGCAGCACGGCCCTGACCCTCGCCAGCAGCTCCTTGGGCGAGAAGGGCTTGACGATGTAGTCGTCGGCGCCGATCTCGAGCCCGAGCACCCGGTCGATCTCGTCGCCCTTGGCCGTCAGCATCACAATGGGCAGCGAAACGGTCGCGGGGTCCTGGCGGAGGCGCCGGCACACCTCGAGGCCATCCATCGCGGGCATCATGAGGTCGAGCAGAACGAGGTCCGGTGGCGCAGCCTGAACCTGCCTGAGCGCCTCCTCCCCGCTGGAGGCGGCGGACACCAAATAGCCTTCCCGCTTAAGGTGATGGACGACGAGCTCGCGTATGTCCGGCTCGTCCTCCACGATGAGCACGCGGCTCGACATGGCGGCGCCATCTTACCAGCCCCGCCCCGGCGCCGCCGCACGCGCTCTACTGGGTCTTGGCTCCGTGCGTGCTCGCGTGGCTCCCGGGCAGGAGCCCCAGGAGGCGCAGTCGCTTGCGGAGCGTATTGCGGTTGATCCCAAGCAGGCGCGCTGCCTTGAGCTGGTTGCCCGCCGAGAGCTCCAGCGCGAGGCGCAGCAGCGGCATCTCCACGCGCCCCATGACGGTCCGGTACAGACGGCCGCCCTCCGACGTCGCCGAATCACGCACGACGGCCGGCAGGACGGCATCCAGCAGCCGGTCGAGCTCTTCCGTCGCGGCTTGCCCTTCCATGCCCGATCCTTTCATCGCCTCGAGGAGAGAGCAAGGTCGAGGCCAACGACGCAACGCATGGAAATCAGCCACTTGGATTGGGCGCGGGCCATCCCCTCGCCCATCGGTGCCGAACCCGTGAGCAGGAGCGCCTACATCTTGCGCAGGGCCAGAGGCGCTAACCGCCAGAGTCGCGAGCGGCATGTCGCCCACGACGTCTCGACGGCGCGCTGGAGGACAGGGGCCGACGGCGCGAGGATCCGTGCGACGACTCCGCCTCGGGCCAGCGTCGTCACGCCCGCGTTCGCGTCGGGCGCGCCGGCGGCGAGAGCAGAGGCCAAGTCGGCGGCGAGCTCGTCGAGCCCGGCATGCGAGGGCGCGAGGCACGCGACCGTCGCCGTGTACGCCATGCCCTCGGCGGCGCCGAGTCCTCCCCAGCCTCGAGCGCCGCTGAGCACCACGCGGTCTTTGAAGAGCAACCCCTCCCGGTCGCGCGCCACGGTGCCGCTGTCGAGCAGGTCGAAGCGCCACGCTTCGCCGCGGGCCGCGCGCCCCGCCGCCCATGCGTCGCAGAGGATCGCGGAAGCCCCGGGCGCCAGGGCCAGCTCGACGCTCTGGATGAGGCGCGCGCCCGGAGAGGGAATCACGTGGTCGGGCACGTACTCCAACGCGGCCCCCTCTTCTACCCGAAAGACCGTGCGCTGGACTGCGGGCAGCCCGGCGCTCCGGTAGACGCGCGTGGCGCTCGGCGTCGAGAGACAAACGCGGCTGCCCGCGCCCAGCTCGACGCGCGTCTCGAGGCGGTCGCCGCCCAGCACGCCGCCGGTTGGATTCAGGAGGAAGAGCGTCGCGGCGCCCGTGCCATCCAGGTCCACGGGCTCGAGCGCCTGGAGCGGCAGCGTGAAGCGGCGGCCGGTGAGGACCGTGCGCCCTGAATGAAGCTCGAAGGCGAGGCCGAGGAAGCCATCGCGGCCGGTGCGGCCGGACGGCGGCGCCTCAGGACTCGAAGAGGAGCTCGCGCCGGATCCAGTCCACCACTCGGCCGGCGCCGGTGCCGTCCCGGAGATTGGTGAAGACAAAGGGCCGGTCTCCCCTCATCCGCTTGGAGTCCCGCTCCATCACGGAGAGATCGGCGCCGACGTAGGGCGCCAGGTCGATTTTGTTGATGACGAGCAGGTCCGAGCGGGTGATGCCGGGGCCGCCTTTCCGCGGGATCTTGTCCCCCGCCGCGACGTCGATGACGTAGATCGCTGCGTCCACCAGCTCGGGGCTGAACGTCGCCGCCAAGTTGTCGCCGCCGCTCTCGACGAAGAGGATCTCGAGCTCCGGGAAGCGCCCCAGCAGCTGGTGGACCGCCTCGAGGTTGACCGAGGCGTCCTCGCGGATCGCCGTGTGCGGGCAGCCGCCCGTCTCGACACCCAGCACCCGCTCCTGCGGCAGGACGCCGCGCCGGATCAGGAACTGGGCATCCTCCTGTGTGTAGATGTCGTTGGTGATCACCGCGAGGTCGTGGCTGTCGCGCAGCCTCACGCAGAGTGATTCGACGAGGGCCGTCTTGCCGGACCCGACAGGCCCGCCGACGCCGATCCGCAAGGGGCGCGGGATCCTGGGGCCCCCACTCATGACCGGAAGAGCCTCATCTCGAGCGAGGCGTGCCGGATACCCGCGATCTCGATTCCGGGCGCGAAGCTCCAGAGATCGCCCGCGTCGCGCGCCGCGGCCTCGCGCGCCACGCGCTCAATGACCGGGTGGAGGCCCCACAGCACGCGCTGCCCCTCCATCTGGCCCATGGAGAGGAGCCGGAGCGCCGCGCCGACCAGCAGCGCCGTGGTCGAGTAGAGATACGCTGTCGCCGCCTCCTCGGGCGCCCAGCACAGCGCCGAAGCGGCGAGACCATAGGCAACGGCGTGGTGCCCCGGGGCGAGTCCCTTGTCCACGTCGGCGGCGTAGCGAACGAGTTGCGCTTCACCCGTCAGCGCCGCCGCCACCCTGAGCGTCTGGCGTCCCATTTGCCGGCTGCCCTCCCGGAACTCCTTCACCGGCTTCATCGCTTCGAGCGTCGCGTCGATGTCCCGGCAGGCCTGGAGGTCTTCCCGCGCCGCGGCCCTCAGCGCTCCCACGGCCGCGGTGGCGTCGCAAGGCCCGGCCGAGCCCTCGATCTGGGCGACGAGAAAGCGCTCGAGGTCCTCTCGCCCTCGCACCAGACCCGCCTGGCAATACGTCTCGAGGCCGAAGGAATGGGCGTAACCGCCAGTCGGAAAGGCGCTGTCGGCGAAGTGAAGGAATGACAGCAACCCCAACCTGGTCCGGCGCTCAGTCATGGCGGATCAACTCGCGCGGTGGGGGGGGGCCTGGGGGAGGAGCGCTGGACGCGTCGCGGATGATCAATGCGGTGGGGGGGCCTGGGGGAGGAGCGCTGGACGCGTCGCGGATGATCAATGCGGTGGGGGGGCCTGGGGGAGGAGCGGCGCCGCTCCCCCCCAGTTCCGGATGATACGCACGTCCGTGCGTGTGGCCGTCCAGCGCGCTCGTCCCGTGCTCGTGAGAATGGCCGCCGCCGAGCGGGGCAAAGACCGCCGCGCGACGCTTCCAGACGATGCCGAGCCGGGTCAAGAGCTGCTCCATGGCCGTGTCGTCCGGCACGAGAAGATCGTCATCCGATATCGCCACCGGGAAGTGGCGGTTGCCGACGTCGAACGCGACACGGATCGCCTCGTTTCTGTCCTTGGGCGTGATGGCCAGTATGGGCTCGCGCTTGCCTTCCACCTCGAGGTACCAGTCGGCCTCGACCGCCACCACGTCACCGGGCCGGAGCAGGGAGCCCGTCGGCAGCGCCAGCGCCACCTCCCTGCCCTGGGTCGTCACGATACGCTTCCGCGTCCAACGCCGCTCCTCCCAGGTCAGGCAGAGCGTGTCGCGCTCCTTGCCCTCGAGAGCGGAAGGGTCCACGTGCAGGTGCGGCTCGGTGATCACCAGCATGACTAAAACAGGTAGTACCGCTGAGCCATCGGCAGGACGCGCGCGGGCTCGCAGGTCAGGAGCTGGCCGTCGGCGCGCACCTCGTAGGTCTCCGCGTCCACTTCGATCCTCGGGCAGTAGCCGTTGTTAACCATGTCGGCCTTCTTGAGTCCGCGGCAGCGGCTCACCGCGGAGACCATCTTCCGCAGGCCGAGCCGCGACGGCACGCCGGCCTCGAGCGCTGCCTTGGACACGAAGGTCATGGACGTCGAGAACACCGCGCCGCCGTAGGAGGCGAACATGGGCCGGTAGCGCACCGGCTGGGGTGTCGGGATCGAGGCGCTGGGATCGCCCATGGCCGCCGTCACGATGAAGCCGCTCTTCAGGACGAGCTCGGGCTTGACGCCGAAGAAGGCCGGCTTCCAGATGACGAGGTCGGCCAGCTTGCCCGCCTCGATGGACCCGACCTCGTGCGCGATGCCGTGCGAGATCGCCGGGTTGATCGTGTACTTGGCGACGTAGCGCTTGGCGCGGAAATTGTCGTTCCTGCCGTCGCCCGGCAGGGTCCCGCGCTGTTTCTTCATCTTGTCCGCCGTCTGCCAGGTGCGCGTGATCACTTCCGCGATGCGGCCCATGGCCTGCGAGTCCGAGGAGAGCATGCTGATCGCGCCCAGGTCGTGGAGCACGTCCTCCGCGGCGATCGTCTCCGCGCGGATCCGGGACTCCGCGAAGGCCAGGTCCTCCGGGATCTTGGGATTGAGGTGGTGGCATACCATGAG harbors:
- a CDS encoding transglutaminase domain-containing protein, translated to MDRRTFLRTGIGVSTAAAAGLRLPLSAIAAEPSGQAKWRTFEVTSKVEVIKPSGVTRAWVPMPLMPDTDYQKSLGQSWIGNAATMRVYRDEKYGAGIFFAEWPAGEAAPVAEVVTRFATRDRAVDWSAPGNPAPEDKATLQKYLSGTKFITTDGIVRKTAREISKNSGTDVEKAKALYEWIVDNTFRDPKVRGCGLGDIKVLLETGNLGGKCADLNALFVGMARSVGVPARDIYGVRVADSVEYKSLGKSGDITKAQHCRAEFYAASYGWVPVDPADVRKLVLEENGGTPLTDPKVQKARVKLFGGFEMNWLAYNYAADLKLPNSTGDALPFFMYPQAETANERRDSLDADSVRYRLTSREMTG
- a CDS encoding ATP-binding protein; protein product: MLRRAVHLLRSRIALKLTLTLVAFVAVSTLVAGLYLSRGLEHVAVESVEARLGTAVRVLHDEARAALGVNAQAFAERVARPALARVTLIAPDGRVLADSERTPEGVASMENHAGRPEVRAALAGDLGRDVRRSTTLGAPLIYVAAPVTSAGRIVAVLRLAAPVEAATPAYESLRAVMLTGGGIALVMALGIGLFVAGRVTRPVVEMQDVARQMSEGNFEVRASIRSPDEIGTLGRSLNVMAGRLREKIGDLEREQAKATAVLDAMVEGVIATDGHDHIILINERARVLFDLGRARAERLPLLEVIRNVDLHDVLGEGRLAADGTVVSREIKLSEPSERVLQVHAVPLRFTGEARGVVMVLHDITELRRLEQVRTEFVANVSHEIRTPLTAIHGYLETLLDGALEEPENARKFLEIVFRHTERLGRLTDDLTDLSNIELGRISLRLAPTAVAEVADSVLAIIALRAAAGQVTVEAKLPADLPDVVADRDRLAQILINLVDNAVKYTPKGGRVWLEGCVREPGVVEVAVCDSGAGIPKADLPRLTERFYRVDKARSRELGGTGLGLAIVKHLVLAHGGELTIESELWKGTTVRFTLPAALPPTT
- a CDS encoding response regulator, whose protein sequence is MSSRVLIVEDEPDIRELVVHHLKREGYLVSAASSGEEALRQVQAAPPDLVLLDLMMPAMDGLEVCRRLRQDPATVSLPIVMLTAKGDEIDRVLGLEIGADDYIVKPFSPKELLARVRAVLRRSRPASGAAPLRLGALVVDLGTHTASVGGEALALTPKEFDLLRALLEARGRVLSREFLLDRVWGYSRASEIESRTVDVHVRRLRVKLGPEGRRILTVKSVGYRLDPAA
- a CDS encoding helix-turn-helix domain-containing protein, with translation MEGQAATEELDRLLDAVLPAVVRDSATSEGGRLYRTVMGRVEMPLLRLALELSAGNQLKAARLLGINRNTLRKRLRLLGLLPGSHASTHGAKTQ
- a CDS encoding urease accessory protein UreD, with protein sequence MSSPISGTAPAPAEWWTGSGASSSSSPEAPPSGRTGRDGFLGLAFELHSGRTVLTGRRFTLPLQALEPVDLDGTGAATLFLLNPTGGVLGGDRLETRVELGAGSRVCLSTPSATRVYRSAGLPAVQRTVFRVEEGAALEYVPDHVIPSPGARLIQSVELALAPGASAILCDAWAAGRAARGEAWRFDLLDSGTVARDREGLLFKDRVVLSGARGWGGLGAAEGMAYTATVACLAPSHAGLDELAADLASALAAGAPDANAGVTTLARGGVVARILAPSAPVLQRAVETSWATCRSRLWRLAPLALRKM
- the ureG gene encoding urease accessory protein UreG; amino-acid sequence: MSGGPRIPRPLRIGVGGPVGSGKTALVESLCVRLRDSHDLAVITNDIYTQEDAQFLIRRGVLPQERVLGVETGGCPHTAIREDASVNLEAVHQLLGRFPELEILFVESGGDNLAATFSPELVDAAIYVIDVAAGDKIPRKGGPGITRSDLLVINKIDLAPYVGADLSVMERDSKRMRGDRPFVFTNLRDGTGAGRVVDWIRRELLFES
- a CDS encoding urease accessory UreF family protein gives rise to the protein MRGREDLERFLVAQIEGSAGPCDATAAVGALRAAAREDLQACRDIDATLEAMKPVKEFREGSRQMGRQTLRVAAALTGEAQLVRYAADVDKGLAPGHHAVAYGLAASALCWAPEEAATAYLYSTTALLVGAALRLLSMGQMEGQRVLWGLHPVIERVAREAAARDAGDLWSFAPGIEIAGIRHASLEMRLFRS
- a CDS encoding urease accessory protein UreE codes for the protein MLVITEPHLHVDPSALEGKERDTLCLTWEERRWTRKRIVTTQGREVALALPTGSLLRPGDVVAVEADWYLEVEGKREPILAITPKDRNEAIRVAFDVGNRHFPVAISDDDLLVPDDTAMEQLLTRLGIVWKRRAAVFAPLGGGHSHEHGTSALDGHTHGRAYHPELGGSGAAPPPGPPTALIIRDASSAPPPGPPTALIIRDASSAPPPGPPPPRELIRHD